The following proteins are encoded in a genomic region of Vicugna pacos chromosome 16, VicPac4, whole genome shotgun sequence:
- the LOC102541545 gene encoding dnaJ homolog subfamily B member 6-like, with protein MPQPRTLKRPNKRDIYGRYGEEGLNGGGGGGSHFDSPFEFSFTFRNPDDVFREFFGGRDPFAFDFFDPFEDFFGNQRGPRGSWNRGSRSFFSAFSGFPAFGGGFSSFDTGFMPFGSLGHGGIMSFSSAAFGGGGMGNYKSVSTSTKMVNGRKITAKRIVENDQERVEVEENGQLKSLTINGNEQLLRLENK; from the exons ATGCCTCAGCCGAGGACATTAAAAAGGC CTAACAAACGGGACATCTACGGCAGATATGGCGAAGAAGGATTAAacggtggtggtggaggtggaagtCACTTTGACAGTCCATTTGAGTTTAGCTTCACATTCCGAAACCCAGATGACGTCTTCAGGGAATTTTTTGGTGGAAGGGACCCATTTGCTTTCGACTTCTTCGACCCATTTGAGGACTTCTTCGGGAATCAAAGAGGCCCCCGTGGGAGCTGGAACCGAGGATCACGGTCGTTCTTCTCTGCTTTCAGTGGATTTCCTGCCTTTGGAGGgggattttcttcttttgatacAGGATTCATGCCCTTTGGTTCACTAGGTCATGGAGGCATCATGTCTTTTTCTTCCGCGGCATTCGGTGGTGGTGGGATGGGCAACTACAAATCTGTATCAACTTCTACTAAGATGGTTAACGGCAGAAAAATCACTGCAAAGAGGATTGTCGAGAACGATCAGGAAAGAGTGGAAGTTGAAGAGAACGGCCAGTTAAAGTCCTTGACAATAAATGGTAACGAGCAGCTGCTGCGCTTGGAGAACAAGTAG